In the genome of Desulfuromonas sp., one region contains:
- a CDS encoding ArsR family transcriptional regulator, whose protein sequence is MEKSDFDKNMNFDREAEILKVLGHPVRLKIVAGLLSESCNVKKIWECLELPQATVSQHLALLKNKGVIEGRRDGVEVFYKVVNKEAESIVGSLFGQTC, encoded by the coding sequence ATGGAAAAATCCGATTTTGATAAAAATATGAATTTTGACAGGGAGGCGGAAATCCTCAAGGTCCTCGGACATCCGGTTCGACTGAAGATCGTTGCCGGGTTGTTGTCGGAAAGCTGTAATGTCAAAAAAATATGGGAATGTCTCGAATTGCCGCAAGCTACGGTTTCGCAGCACCTTGCCTTGCTCAAGAACAAAGGTGTCATTGAAGGACGGCGGGATGGTGTCGAGGTTTTCTATAAGGTCGTCAACAAGGAAGCCGAATCGATTGTCGGCTCACTCTTCGGCCAGACCTGCTAG